In Pseudomonas sp. Q1-7, the genomic window GTGCCAGGTATCCGCTCAGTGCGGCCGGCGCATGGGCCAGGGTACGGAAGGTATTGGGAATGGAACCCAGGTTTTTCTGGATGCCGCTCAGCAATGGGCGGGCGGCATCCGGGGCTTGCTCGATCAGAACGGGGGCAATGCGGCTCATGGAGGTTCTCCTCATGATTGGGATTGGCTGGGCACTGGCGCCAGCGTCGAGTTCATGATCTGGAAAACCACTTTCCAATTGGCTGCTAATCGTCAATGTTATGCGGCAGATCGTCCAAACCTGTCGAGAAAACCCCTATGGATCGCCTGTCCTCCCTGCTCACCCATTTCCACATGCACGCCACCACCTACTACAGCGGCGGCTTGTGCGGCACCATCGAATACGACGGCGAGGATCGACAGGGCCAACTGCACCTTCTGCGCGCCGGACGCATTCGCATCCAGGCCGAGCGCCTGCACGTCCACGAGATTGACGAACCGACCCTGATCCTGTTTCCGCGCCCGGTTCCGCACACCTTGATCGCCGACACCGACGACCAGGCCGAGCTGGTCTGCGCGTCGCTGGCCTTCGATGGCGGCGTCGACAACCCGCTCACCCAGGCCTTGCCCGGCTACCTGCTGTTGCCCCTGTCGCAGTTGCCCAATCTGGCGGGCAATCTCGAGTGGCTGTTCCAGGAAGCCTTCGGCGAGGAATGCGGACGCTTCGCCGTGCTGAATCGTCTGTTCGAGCTGATGCTGATCCAGCTCCTGCGCCACCTGATGGCAAGCCGCAGTCTGTCCACCGGCCTGATGGCGGGGCTGGCCGACCCACGGCTGGCGCGCGCCCTCACCTTGATGCACGACGCACCGCAGCAGGCCTGGTCGGTGGAAACCCTGGCACAGGCCTGCAACATGTCCCGCGCCAGTTTCGCGGCGCGCTTCCACCAGGTGGTCGGTAGCACACCGGCCGATTACCTGCTCGGCTGGCGCGTCAGCCTGGTGCAGAAGCGCCTGCGCGAAGGCCGCCCGATCGCCCTGATTGCCGATGAAGTGGGCTACGAAAGCCCATCGGCACTGTCGCGCGCCTTCCGCCGCAAGGTCGGCAAAAGCCCCCGCGAGTGGCTGGGCGCCGCCGAGGCGCAAGCGGTCTAGCCAATGACCAACCCATTGGGCGGCAGCGGCAGGGCTGTCTTGTAACGCACCTGCTTGAGCGCAAAGCTCGAACGGATGTTCGCCACGCCTGGAATTTTCGTGAGATGGTCGAGGATGAAGCGTTCCAGCGCCTGGATATCGGGCACCAGCACACGCAGCAGGTAGTCGGCGTCCCCCGTCATCAGGTAGCACTCCATCACCTCCGGACGCTCGGCGATGGCGTTCTCGAAGCGCGCCAGCGCATCCACCACCTGCTTCTCCAGGCTGACGTGGATGAACACGTTGACGTTCAGCCCAAGCAGCTCAGGCGCCAGCAGCGTGACCTGCTGACGGATCAGACCGAGCTCTTCCATGGCCTTCACCCGGTTGAAGCAGGGCGTGGGGGAAAGATTCACGGCGCGCGCCAGCTCGGCGTTGGTGATCCGCGCGTCGTCCTGCAGGCGGTTGAGAATGCCAATATCGGTGCGGTCCAGTTTTCGCATGATAAATATTCTTTAGATTTGACTGATTGAAGAGTATTTCTCTTTAAGAGGGACAATTACCAGATAAATAGAGAAAGTTTCTCCGCCCGCTCCGGCATAGGCTGTTCCGCATCGATCCATCGATGAAGGAGAGCCGCCGTGACGACGTGCCCGCACAGCCTGCCCACCCAAGCGCAAACCACCGTCGCCACGCGTCGCGTACTGACGCCACGATTCAAGGGCACGCTGCTGCTCCTGATGGCGATCCTCCTGTGGGGCGTGAACTGGCCGGTGATGAAGGCCGGCCTTGGTCACGTCACGCCCGTGTGGTTCTCGGCCAGCCGCTTCGCGCTCGGCGCCCTGTGCCTGTTCGCCGTGCAGTTTGCGACCGGCACCTTGTACCGACCGAAGCGGCAGGACTTGCCACTCATCTTCAGCGTCGGCCTGCTGCAGATGCTCGCGTTCACCCTGCTCGGGTCGCTGGCGATGACCGACATCCCGGCCGGCCGCTCGGCGGTGCTCGCCTACACCACGCCGCTGTGGGTAACGCCCCTGGCGGTGCTGTTCTTCCGTGAGCGCCTGGCCGCGCGACAACTCATCGGCACCGTTCTGGGCATCGTCGGCGTGGCCTTGCTGTTCAATCCTCTCGCCCTCGACTGGAGCGATACGACGCTGCTGCACGCCAACCTCATGCTGTTGGCCGCTTCGGCCTGCTGGGCGCTGTGCATCCTGCACCTGCGCTACGCCAAGGCAGGTGCCAGCGCCTACCAGCTCGCTCCCTGGCAGATGCTGGTCGCGACCATGCCGCTGCTCGCACTGGCGCGGATCGTCGAAGGGCCGTTCACCGGAGATGGCTCCGCGGCACTCTGGCAGATCGTGCTCTTCGTCGGCCCGGTCGCGACTGCGTTCTG contains:
- a CDS encoding AraC family transcriptional regulator, which gives rise to MDRLSSLLTHFHMHATTYYSGGLCGTIEYDGEDRQGQLHLLRAGRIRIQAERLHVHEIDEPTLILFPRPVPHTLIADTDDQAELVCASLAFDGGVDNPLTQALPGYLLLPLSQLPNLAGNLEWLFQEAFGEECGRFAVLNRLFELMLIQLLRHLMASRSLSTGLMAGLADPRLARALTLMHDAPQQAWSVETLAQACNMSRASFAARFHQVVGSTPADYLLGWRVSLVQKRLREGRPIALIADEVGYESPSALSRAFRRKVGKSPREWLGAAEAQAV
- the bkdR gene encoding Bkd operon transcriptional regulator BkdR, whose protein sequence is MRKLDRTDIGILNRLQDDARITNAELARAVNLSPTPCFNRVKAMEELGLIRQQVTLLAPELLGLNVNVFIHVSLEKQVVDALARFENAIAERPEVMECYLMTGDADYLLRVLVPDIQALERFILDHLTKIPGVANIRSSFALKQVRYKTALPLPPNGLVIG
- a CDS encoding DMT family transporter, translated to MTTCPHSLPTQAQTTVATRRVLTPRFKGTLLLLMAILLWGVNWPVMKAGLGHVTPVWFSASRFALGALCLFAVQFATGTLYRPKRQDLPLIFSVGLLQMLAFTLLGSLAMTDIPAGRSAVLAYTTPLWVTPLAVLFFRERLAARQLIGTVLGIVGVALLFNPLALDWSDTTLLHANLMLLAASACWALCILHLRYAKAGASAYQLAPWQMLVATMPLLALARIVEGPFTGDGSAALWQIVLFVGPVATAFCFCAVNAASMWLPATSMSLAMLGVPLVGLISSVFWLGETLSLSLIAGVLAISAGILVAIVKRRSSR